In the genome of Phlebotomus papatasi isolate M1 chromosome 2, Ppap_2.1, whole genome shotgun sequence, one region contains:
- the LOC129802391 gene encoding tripeptidyl-peptidase 2, producing MDSKFPLHALVPKSETGASNFLAKYPEFDGKDVTIAIFDSGVDSRSSGLQMTPGKEVKVIERFDCSGTGDVDMTKKVTAQAGVIVGLSGRSLKVSQLMKKANVNGEEFRVGLKSLYDLYPTKIREKIIAENKIKHWDEPHKKSVADVSRKLEEFDLSHPSATNNPLPYREKLKKDNLDASLEMLNFCEKKFTEFKTTYDCVLLATDKGWMAVIDTTETGDLENAIHIREYSGNYDIQVINDYLSISVNVHNAGDTLEIVGMCSSHGTHVSAIACGYQSENRDLDGVAPGAKVVSLTIGDGRLGSMETGTAVVRAIIKVMELCNAGRKIDVINMSYGEHAHWSNSGRIGELMSEVVNKYGVIWVASAGNHGPALCTIGTPPDVCQPCCVGVGAYVSPEMMEAEYVLRAKYGDVYTWTSRDPCIDGGAGVTISAPGAAITSVPEFALTRAQLMNGTSMAAPHVSGAIALLISGLKQRKIPYSPYSIKRALTNTATNLKTVDPFAQGSGLLNVERAFEHLLANAKEPEASVRFNITVSNCNAKGIHIRHGVLSKPEEFSVNIEPVFFNDKETAPKDKIAFNVRLILTTGDEWVQCGKFLDLCYSARSFFVRIDPTGLRPGVHRSSIRAFDSKNVEKGPVFEVPITVVQPIVVGADQMFVHRLPEQTYMPNTIVRQFIYVPKYATWAVLKLKAEDANGGKFLVHTMQVLPAKYCKALETQKIISVSNECDTLLPFKCEGDNILEVCIAKYWSNLGQTSITGSVEFHGIYSGNGNTMHAANGIHRIDMRALRTEEVLPSISLKNAVVVLRPTESSITPLTNRDVLPPSRQIYQNVLTYSLNLTKHQEFSLHAPLFSSVLYESEFESQFWMIFDKNCMMVGSGDAYSNGNFIKLEKGEYTIRLQVRHEKKELLEKVSEATVIATFKLQSPISLDVYRSFSAATTGGKKIAAFQLNSKAPKPIYVTPLSNEKVTKAGFPSQCSWLDGTVTYAKDELGRKVDTVPFQYILIEGPSAKKPNGCAKENKSKLEEYKEGLRDYQNGMIPKLDLADAEEIYQELIVSNPKFLAAHISLIQNLETAEPKTLMPHAYVATVEKMEDKKGLKTTLNRIIDLADLVIRESDVEGLLSYYGIKTDTRPDAAKIKANMDKQKSVLLEAYGKKIIAMGKLHVVMANAEEVEELLNEIDEVFTGIGKFTDINDVKYLPVGVWHAFLHKHFGRMSKYLHKLYEEKQQREILEEQRRVFRELNWCHVEKVMDRIIVNANPQTYRLF from the exons ATGGATAGTAAGTTCCCTCTTCATGCCCTGGTGCCAAAAAGTGAAACAGGAGCGTCGAATTTCCTCGCCAAGTATCCAGAATTCGATGGGAAAGATGTTACGATTGCAATTTTTGATTCAGGAGTCGATAGCCGGAGTTCTGGCCTTCAG ATGACTCCGGGGAAAGAGGTGAAGGTGATTGAGAGATTCGACTGCAGTGGAACAGGTGATGTGGACATGACAAAGAAAGTAACAGCCCAGGCAGGAGTCATTGTTGGTCTCTCAGGGCGAAGTCTCAAG GTGTCGCAGCTCATGAAGAAGGCCAATGTCAATGGCGAAGAATTCCGGGTTGGACTCAAGAGTCTCTATGATCTCTATCCCACCAAAATACGCGAGAAGATTATAGCTGAGAACAAGATCAAGCACTGGGATGAACCCCATAAGAAATCCGTTGCAGATGTCTCGAGGAAATTGGAGGAATTTGACTTGAGTCATCCCTCGG CCACCAATAATCCCCTTCCCTACCGGGAGAAGCTGAAGAAGGACAATCTGGACGCTTCGCTGGAGATGCTGAATTTCTGTGAGAAGAAATTCACAGAATTCAAAACCACGTACGATTGCGTCCTCCTGGCCACAGATAAAGGATGGATGGCTGTCATTGATACAACGGAAACG GGCGATCTCGAAAATGCCATTCATATCAGGGAATACAGCGGAAACTACGATATCCAAGTCATTAACGATTATCTATCGATCTCTGTGAATGTTCACAATGCCGGAGATACGCTGGAAATTGTGGGAATGTGCT CAAGTCACGGAACGCACGTATCTGCAATTGCTTGTGGCTATCAGTCTGAGAACAGGGATCTCGATGGGGTGGCTCCGGGCGCTAAAGTGGTGTCCCTGACCATTGGGGATGGACGCCTGGGGTCCATGGAAACGGGTACAGCAGTTGTGCGTGCCATAATTAAAGTAATGGAATTGTGCAATGCAGGACGAAAGATTGATGTGATCAACATGAGTTACGGCGAACATGCCCATTGGTCCAATTCTGGGCGCATTGGGGAGCTCATGAGTGAAGTGGTGAATAAGTATGGGGTGATCTGGGTGGCTTCAGCGGGCAATCATGGGCCAGCTCTGTGCACAATTGGAACGCCTCCGGATGTCTGTCAGCCCTGTTGCGTTGGCGTTGGAGCCTACGTGTCTCCCGAGATGATGGAGGCTGAATATGTTCTGAGGGCAAAGTATGGGGATGTTTACACCTGGACATCACGTGATCCCTGCATCGATGGTGGAGCTGGAGTTACAATTTCTGCTCCAGGTGCTGCCATAACTTCCGTCCCGGAATTTGCTCTGACTCGTGCTCAGTTGATGAATGGCACGAGTATGGCAGCTCCACATGTCTCCGGGGCAATTGCTCTGCTCATTAGTGGTCTGAAGCAGAGGAAAATCCCCTATTCTCCATACAGCATCAAGAGAGCCCTCACAAATACTGCCACAAACCTCAAAACTGTCGATCCATTTGCCCAAGGGAGTGGACTGCTCAATGTTGAACGGGCCTTTGAGCATCTTCTGGCCAATGCCAAAGAGCCAGAAGCCAGTGTAAGGTTCAATATCACTGTGTCCAATTGCAATGCCAAGGGCATTCATATCCGCCATGGAGTTTTGAGTAAACCCGAAGAGTTTTCAGTCAATATCGAACCGGTTTTCTTCAATGACAAAGAAACTG ctCCAAAGGACAAGATTGCATTCAATGTGAGACTGATCCTGACGACTGGTGATGAATGGGTGCAATGTGGAAAGTTCTTGGATCTCTGCTACTCTGCAAGATCCTTCTTCGTTCGCATTGATCCGACTGGTTTGCGTCCGGGAGTTCATCGATCAAG CATAAGAGCCTTTGATTCGAAGAATGTGGAAAAGGGTCCAGTGTTTGAGGTACCAATTACAGTTGTTCAGCCGATTGTTGTTGGTGCAGATCAGATGTTTGTGCATCGTCTCCCAGAACAAACTTACATGCCCAACACAATTGTTCGTCAATTCATTTATGTGCCCAAATATGCCACTTGGGCTGTACTGAAACTCAAGGCTGAGGATGCAAATGGGGGTAAATTTCTTGTCCATACAATGCAAGTTCTCCCGGCAAAATACTGCAAGGCACTGGAGACACAGAAAATCATCTCAGTGTCCAATGAATGCGACACGTTGTTGCCATTCAAGTGCGAGGGTGACAATATTCTTGAGGTTTGCATTGCCAAGTACTGGTCTAATTTGGGTCAGACATCCATCACGGGTTCTGTTGAATTCCATGGCATTTATTCCGGCAATGGAA aTACAATGCATGCAGCAAATGGGATTCATCGGATTGATATGAGAGCATTGAGAACAGAAGAAGTTCTACCGTCAATTTCGCTCAAAAATGCTGTTGTTGTGCTAAGACCGACTGAATCGTCAATTACACCGCTAACAAATCGTGATGTATTGCCACCAAGTCGACAAATCTACCAGAATGTCCTCACGTATAGTCTCAATCTGACGAAGCATCAAGAATTCTCTCTCCATGCACCGCTTTTCAGTAGTGTCCTGTACGAATCGGAATTTGAGTCACAGTTTTGGATGATTTTCGACAAGAACTGCATGATGGTGGGATCCGGCGATGCGTATTCCAATGGGAACTTTATCAAGTTGGAAAAAGGAGAGTACACCATACGACTCCAG GTTCGTCATGAGAAGAAGGAGTTGCTAGAGAAAGTTTCTGAAGCCACAGTTATTGCTACATTTAAGCTCCAATCACCCATTTCTTTAGACGTCTATCGGAGTTTTAGTGCAGCCACGACAGGTGGAAAGAAAATTGCGGCTTTTCAGTTGAATAGCAAGGCTCCAAAGCCCATTTATGTCACTCCGTTGTCCAATGAGAAAGTCACAAAGGCGGGCTTTCCCAGTCAATGTTCCTGGTTAGATGGGACAGTGACGTATGCCAAGGATGAACTTGGCAGGAAGGTGGATACTGTACCCTTCCAATACATTTTGATTGAGGGTCCGTCGGCTAAGAAGCCGAATGGCTGTGCCAAGGAGAACAAGAGCAAGCTAGAGGAGTACAAGGAGGGTCTGCGTGACTATCAGAATGGGATGATTCCCAAATTGGATTTGGCTGATGCTGAAGAGATTTATCAGGAGTTGATTGTGAGCAATCCCAAATTTTTGGCTGCTCATATTTCGCTGATACAGAATCTCGAGACGGCTGAGCCAAAGACTCTTATGCCACATGCGTATGTGGCAACTGTGGAGAAGATGGAGGACAAGAAAGGTCTCAAGACAACCCTCAATCGTATCATTGACTTGGCCGATCTGGTTATCAGGGAGTCGGATGTTGAGGGTTTGTTGAGTTACTACGGGATTAAGACGGATACACGGCCGGATGCGGCAAAGATTAAGGCCAACATGGACAAACAGAAGAGTGTCCTGTTGGAGGCATATGGCAAGAAGATCATTGCAATGGGAAAGTTACATGTAGTAATGGCAAATGCTGAAGAAGTTGAAGAACTTCTCAATGAAATTGACGAGGTATTTACGGGTATTGGTAAGTTTACGGACATCAATGACGTGAAGTACCTGCCAGTGGGAGTGTGGCATGCATTTCTGCACAAACACTTTGGACGCATGAGTAAGTATCTGCACAAATTGTATGAGGAGAAGCAGCAGAGGGAGATACTAGAGGAGCAGCGTCGGGTGTTCCGGGAGCTCAATTGGTGTCATGTGGAAAAAGTCATGGACAGAATTATTGTCAATGCCAATCCACAAACTTATAGACTGTTCTGA
- the LOC129802396 gene encoding protein daughter of sevenless has protein sequence MNREMHYEGWLVKSPPTKRIWRARWRRRWFTLKQGEFPGQYFLEYYTDKSCKKLKGTIDLDQCEQVDAGLCMERKFQHVFNVKTPNRIYYLAADSDEDMRFWVNCICKVCGLQDLSKVSDERQYFNVGPGSIEEAPLPLSVSDVSNENTQKTAPKAISTSFEDRTYQNDDIFAKKREKLQKSATEAKESYYNFSAIRAEVDATAEGKAKSPVPSADAPKHSRSQSLNEVTQRAAVATGAVRKIPENLKLTDVSQSLGDCSEPSPSLSTCSGPYIPISECFSGSPVLLGETPATPLNSLDPRFYDTPRSHINIGLNLTDEQPYSPKRNNCTTNRSRSGRSSPSDSESVFTDDEWTHHEAQTQSLDRRARPSDSSVENETIGWTYVQRFSKVPDDVRNQNAASEALDIVPPRPPKRLSGLVLDGVEIRNREVPSSDTDNASPAIGPKDSSCDVEESYDIPRSHWMPYFSGGHRGGNNNVPSPKLTTTPDILASSTPDLVPQGEKIVNNSHYYTNAAPVRVEGNVFRYDFMEQGEAPVVNRNLKPRLSSESNSADTPVLTAPNVDRKLKPTTPKLDTKSLPRRKEVTPKLRTSSACPGSATVPEGGSDEDITPTCEQPPAIGGKTFRNDDKLQYLDLDHSSTPQRQPPRKLSASSIGNLFTIQRPPEVEASGSERGIVYKTVDFVKTEAFKMVRQDAENRAANRSKD, from the exons ATGAACCGTGAGATGCACTACGAGGGATGGCTTGTAAAATCTCCACCAACGAAGAGAATCTGGCGAGCG CGCTGGAGACGACGATGGTTCACACTGAAACAGGGTGAATTTCCTGGTCAGTATTTTCTTGAGTATTATACAGATAAGAGCTGCAAGAAGCTCAAGGGCACCATTGATCTCGATCAATGTGAACAAGTGGACGCTGGATTGTGCATGGAGAGGAAATTCCAGCATGTTTTCAATGTTAAGACACCAAATCGCATTTACTATTTGGCGGCAGATTCGGATGAGGATATGAGATTCTGGGTTAATTGTATCTGCAAGGTTTGTGGCTTGCAGGATCTCTCCAAAGTTTCTGATGAACGTCAAT ATTTCAATGTTGGTCCGGGTTCCATTGAGGAGGCTCCCCTGCCACTCAGTGTGAGTGATGTGTCCAATGAAAATACCCAGAAAACTGCCCCTAAAGCCATTTCCACCTCATTTGAGGATCGTACATATCAAAATGACGATATTTTCGCCAAAAAGCGCGAAAAACTACAAAAATCTGCCACTGAAGCCAAGGAATCCTACTACAACTTCAGTGCAATTCGAGCTGAAGTAGATGCTACAGCCGAAGGCAAGGCTAAAAGTCCGGTGCCAAGTGCAGATGCACCCAAGCACAGTCGCTCGCAGTCACTAAATGAAGTGACTCAACGAGCAGCTGTAGCTACTGGAGCCGTGCGGAAGATTCCTGAGAATTTGAAACTGACAGATGTGAGTCAATCATTGGGGGATTGCAGTGAACCATCTCCATCGCTTAGCACTTGCTCTGGGCCCTATATTCCCATTAGCGAATGCTTCTCGGGGAGTCCGGTGCTCTTGGGAGAAACCCCGGCTACTCCACTCAACAGTCTCGATCCTAGATTTTACGATACTCCACGCAGTCACATCAACATTGGTCTCAATCTAACCGATGAACAGCCATATTCACCCAAGAGGAACAACTGCACG ACAAATCGTTCTCGGAGCGGCCGATCGAGCCCCAGTGACTCCGAGAGTGTCTTTACGGATGACGAATGGACTCACCACGAGGCCCAGACTCAGAGTCTGGATCGTCGGGCTCGTCCTTCGGACAGTTCCGTGGAGAATGAGACAATTGGATGGACTTATGTGCAGAGATTCTCGAAAGTGCCTGACGATGTTCGCAATCAGAATGCGGCATCGGAGGCTCTGGACATTGTTCCTCCGCGTCCTCCAAAGCGTCTCAGTGGTCTTGTGCTCGATGGCGTTGAGATTCGCAATCGCGAAGTTCCGTCATCGGACACGGACAATGCTTCGCCGGCAATTGGTCCAAAGGACAGTTCGTGCGATGTTGAGGAGAGCTATGACATTCCCCGATCCCACTGGATGCCCTACTTCAGTGGAGGGCATCGTGGGGGCAACAATAATGTTCCATCGCCAAAGCTCACCACAACTCCGGACATTTTGGCATCCTCGACGCCTGATCTCGTGCCGCAGGGAGAGAAGATTGTCAACAATTCGCATTACTACACAAATGCTGCTCCCGTGAGAGTCGAGGGCAATGTCTTTCGCTATGATTTCATGGAGCAGGGAGAAGCTCCGGTGGTCAACAGAAATCTCAAACCGAGACTCAGCTCAGAGTCCAATTCTGCTGACACTCCAGTTCTCACAGCACCAAATGTGGACAGAAAATTGAAGCCGACAACGCCAAAG ctGGACACAAAATCCCTTCCTCGGCGTAAGGAAGTGACTCCAAAATTGCGCACCAGCAGCGCTTGTCCGGGCAGTGCAACTGTTCCGGAAGGTGGAAGTGACGAAGATATCACGCCAACTTGCGAACAACCTCCGGCAATTGGTGGTAAAACCTTCCGCAATGACGATAAGCTGCAGTATCTGGATCTGGATCACTCTAGCACTCCGCAGAGGCAACCGCCGCGGAAGCTGAGTGCATCCAGCATCGGGAATCTCTTTACCATTCAGCGTCCGCCAGAAGTGGAAGCGAGTGGGAGTGAAAGGGGAATTGTGTACAAGACGGTGGACTTTGTGAAGACGGAAGCCTTCAAGATGGTGCGTCAGGATGCTGAGAATAGAGCTGCAAACAGATCCAAGGATTGA